The following coding sequences lie in one Tichowtungia aerotolerans genomic window:
- a CDS encoding integrase codes for MSCESKQEYIEVQRRRYCRVAKAYKTRLLDEVCEVCGYDRKYAIKLLGRSKQPSKKKRGRKSEYDDPELTKALKRLWLKSGQMCSKRLKQALPLWLNHYKKHHGDLAVGCRKKLLQISQASIDRLLKPYKAQQRRKCNTGTKPGTLLKNQIPIRTSNEDIDRPGYLEADTVAHCGGSMSGEFIWSVTYTDIKTGWTALRAVWNKGYEGVRNQTQDVELSLPFKIPGFDCDNESEFLNHHLTRYFLHREQPVHFTRSRPYRKNDNAHVEQKNWPHVRELLGYDRLDNPAMLKELNRLYQEWEQLNNFFKPSLKLKSKMRQKSRYIKTYDTPAPPFQRLKASGILSDKQEKVLQEQYESLDPFELEQRIQRRLKKIEKMKPAAGSPQSGAPGLPTASRSLTPLQPTGT; via the coding sequence ATGAGTTGCGAATCAAAACAGGAATATATTGAGGTTCAGAGGCGGCGTTATTGCCGGGTTGCAAAAGCGTATAAAACCCGCCTGCTCGATGAAGTGTGCGAGGTGTGCGGCTACGACCGGAAGTATGCTATTAAGCTGTTGGGCCGGAGCAAACAGCCGTCAAAAAAGAAGCGCGGGCGCAAGAGCGAATATGATGATCCTGAACTGACAAAGGCCCTGAAGAGGCTATGGCTAAAATCCGGGCAGATGTGCTCAAAGCGCTTGAAGCAGGCGCTACCGCTTTGGCTCAACCACTATAAGAAGCACCATGGGGATCTGGCAGTCGGGTGCCGAAAAAAACTGCTGCAGATTAGTCAGGCCAGTATCGACCGATTGCTTAAGCCATACAAAGCTCAGCAACGACGCAAATGCAACACGGGCACAAAGCCCGGCACATTGCTGAAAAATCAAATCCCGATCCGAACCTCCAACGAGGACATTGATCGACCCGGCTATCTCGAAGCCGACACCGTTGCGCATTGCGGCGGATCAATGAGCGGTGAGTTTATCTGGTCAGTTACCTACACCGACATAAAGACCGGCTGGACTGCATTACGAGCGGTCTGGAACAAGGGTTACGAAGGTGTTCGCAACCAGACTCAGGATGTTGAACTCAGCCTGCCGTTTAAGATCCCGGGCTTCGACTGCGACAATGAAAGCGAGTTCCTTAATCATCATCTGACCCGTTATTTTCTGCACCGCGAACAGCCCGTTCACTTCACGCGCTCCCGTCCGTATCGTAAAAATGACAACGCGCATGTTGAGCAGAAAAACTGGCCCCATGTGCGCGAACTACTCGGCTATGACCGTCTTGATAACCCGGCCATGCTTAAAGAGCTAAATCGGCTCTATCAGGAATGGGAACAGCTGAACAACTTCTTCAAGCCATCGCTGAAGCTAAAGAGCAAAATGAGGCAGAAGAGCCGATATATAAAAACATACGATACGCCGGCGCCCCCCTTCCAACGCCTCAAAGCGTCAGGAATCCTCTCGGACAAGCAGGAGAAGGTGCTACAGGAACAATATGAATCGCTCGACCCATTCGAACTGGAGCAGCGCATCCAGCGACGACTAAAGAAAATAGAAAAAATGAAACCGGCGGCGGGCTCGCCGCAGTCGGGAGCCCCGGGGCTCCCGACTGCCTCCCGTTCCTTGACACCACTTCAACCAACAGGTACTTAA
- a CDS encoding sulfatase, producing MVKKCFFGISAMAACALADKPMNVVFILADDLGWSDTTLYGHTSLYKTPNIERLAKRGMTFTRAHSNSPLCSPTRASILTGQTPARHGSTAPQHHLGTMRMEPSVKPSAPPGSKALETESVTRLDTAFPTLGKMVQDAGYKTAHFGKWHLGPEPYSPLEHGFDVDIPHWHGPGPKGSFVAPWSYPRLQPKSPKEHIEDRMAEEAVKWLGSVGKKPFFMNYWQFSVHAPFDAKEELIEKYRKEINPNDPQRCPVYAAMVHSLDDAVGTLLDAIDANGLSDETIIVFTSDNGGNMYNEVEGETPTSNAPLRGGKATMFEGGIRVPCVVVWPGVTTPESRCDEIIQLSDFYPTLLNGLDIDLPADWPIDGVDLMPALKGGTLGRDAIFTYFPHSPPIPDWLPPAMSVHSGDWKLIRLFCQGENGAHDYRLYNLKEDIGEKNNLAASYPEKVRTLDRMIENYIEESGAVVPQPNPKFNPKMYAPENIGVPKDKQKLKGEVAGWIGAGTCSLEQGEGTLVVNSRGEDPFLSAQRFDAVKGGPFRICFSMKSDSKGTGTVYYNKPAAAGRTVSFPVHHDGAYHEYEVSIPVDMLNAVRLDPSRGPGRMEIDWIRVFNSSGEAVCEWAF from the coding sequence ATGGTTAAGAAGTGCTTTTTCGGAATTTCAGCGATGGCAGCTTGCGCGTTGGCGGACAAGCCGATGAACGTGGTGTTTATTCTGGCGGATGATCTGGGATGGTCGGATACCACGCTGTATGGGCATACGAGCCTTTACAAAACACCGAATATTGAGCGGCTGGCGAAGCGCGGTATGACGTTTACGCGGGCGCATTCCAACAGCCCGCTCTGTTCGCCGACACGCGCGAGTATTCTGACCGGGCAGACACCCGCACGTCACGGGTCGACTGCGCCGCAGCACCATCTTGGGACCATGCGGATGGAGCCCTCGGTTAAGCCGTCGGCTCCGCCCGGCAGCAAGGCGCTTGAGACCGAGTCGGTGACGCGCCTCGACACGGCTTTTCCAACCCTTGGAAAAATGGTTCAGGATGCCGGGTACAAAACCGCGCATTTTGGAAAATGGCACCTTGGTCCGGAGCCGTACAGCCCGCTGGAGCACGGTTTTGATGTCGACATCCCGCACTGGCACGGTCCGGGACCGAAGGGCAGTTTTGTTGCGCCGTGGAGCTACCCGCGGCTGCAGCCCAAATCGCCGAAAGAGCACATTGAAGACCGCATGGCCGAAGAGGCCGTAAAATGGCTGGGTTCGGTAGGCAAAAAGCCGTTTTTTATGAACTACTGGCAATTCTCGGTTCATGCGCCGTTTGATGCCAAGGAAGAGCTGATTGAGAAATACCGCAAGGAAATAAACCCCAACGATCCGCAACGCTGCCCGGTTTATGCGGCAATGGTGCATTCGCTCGACGATGCGGTCGGCACGTTGCTCGATGCCATTGACGCAAACGGACTGAGCGATGAAACAATTATCGTTTTTACATCGGATAACGGGGGCAATATGTACAACGAGGTCGAAGGTGAAACCCCGACCAGCAATGCGCCGTTGCGCGGCGGAAAAGCGACGATGTTTGAGGGCGGAATTCGTGTGCCGTGTGTAGTCGTCTGGCCGGGCGTCACGACGCCGGAAAGCCGCTGCGATGAAATCATTCAACTGTCCGATTTTTATCCCACACTGCTGAACGGTCTCGATATTGATCTCCCTGCAGACTGGCCGATTGACGGTGTCGATCTGATGCCGGCACTGAAAGGCGGCACGCTGGGGCGCGATGCCATCTTTACCTATTTTCCGCATTCACCTCCGATTCCGGACTGGCTGCCGCCGGCGATGTCGGTCCATTCCGGAGACTGGAAGCTGATCCGGCTGTTCTGTCAGGGAGAAAACGGCGCGCATGATTATCGGTTGTATAATCTGAAGGAAGACATCGGGGAGAAAAATAATCTGGCGGCGTCCTATCCGGAAAAAGTCAGAACGCTCGATCGGATGATCGAAAACTATATTGAAGAATCCGGCGCGGTGGTTCCGCAGCCCAATCCGAAGTTTAATCCGAAAATGTACGCACCGGAAAATATCGGGGTGCCGAAAGACAAGCAGAAACTGAAAGGGGAGGTGGCCGGATGGATCGGGGCCGGAACCTGCTCTCTGGAGCAGGGAGAAGGAACTCTGGTTGTCAACAGTCGCGGTGAAGACCCGTTTTTGAGTGCGCAGAGGTTTGATGCGGTTAAAGGCGGGCCGTTTAGAATTTGTTTCAGCATGAAGTCCGATTCCAAAGGGACCGGAACAGTGTATTATAACAAACCGGCAGCCGCCGGACGCACGGTGTCATTTCCGGTCCATCACGACGGTGCATATCATGAATATGAGGTAAGCATTCCGGTGGATATGCTGAATGCCGTACGCCTCGATCCATCACGCGGTCCGGGTCGTATGGAAATTGATTGGATTAGAGTTTTTAACAGCTCAGGTGAAGCCGTTTGTGAGTGGGCTTTTTAA